GCTCCGGGGTCACCAGACCCTCCGACTCCAAGAATCGGATCTTCGAGATCGTGATGTCCGGGAAGTCATCACGCAATTGGGCGAGGACCGTGCCGATCGACATCGATCCTTCGCCGCGGGGGCCGTGGACGCCGTCACGGGTGTCAGGCGTCTGCTTCGTCGCGGGGACCGCTGAGGAACACCAGACGGAACTTGCCGATCTGAACCTCGTCGCCATTGCTCAGCGACGCGGTGTCGACCGGCTCGCGGTTGACGTACGTGCCGTTGAGGCTGCCCACGTCGACGACCTGAAAGTCGTTGTCGCCGAGACGGAACTCGGCGTGACGACGGCTGACGGTCACGTCGTCGAGGAAGATGTCGCTGTCGGGGTGCCGGCCGGCCGAGGTCGTCGGCTGATCGAGGAGGAACCGCGACCCCGCATTGGGTCCTCGCTTCACGACAAGCAGCGCGGTCCCGGGAGCGAGTCGTTCGACCCCCGTGTCGGCCGGCTCACTCGAGGTGCTGGTCCCGGCATCGAGTTCATTGATGAACTCCTCCCGGAACACCGATGTGGTCTCCACCGGCGCCTCGAAGTCCCTGTCGTTTTCGCTCACCACTTCTCCTTCGTCGTCGTCAGTGCCGACCGCACAGTCGCCAACCTCGTTCTCGGAACCGCCGGCATCGCCTGGGACGGTGCCCGTCGGCTCTCGCCACGATGGCCGGTCGAATCTACATGACTTGTGCGGCCGGGTAGTTCTCGGCGCGAGATCGTGAGCATCGGTGTCACGTCGCGCCTCGTTCCCACTGCCGTAACCGTACCGGTCCTGCCGATCCCACCGGCGCGCGAGTCGACTCCGGCATCGACGATCATATCGTTCCGGAGGCGATCAGCCGGGTCGATCGGGGCACCGGCCGTTCACGGCCGGGAGAACTCACCCCTCGATGACGGCGCGGTACCCCGCGGCGTCGAGTACCTCACCCAGGTGTTCGTCGAGGGTCGCCTCGTCTGCCGCCTCGATCTCGACCAGCCACCCCTCGCCGTACGGGTCCGAATTGACCAGTTCCGGCGAGGCGTCGAGGGCGTCGTTCACCGCCGACACCGTGCCTGCGAGCGGCCCGAAGATGTCCGAGACGCTCTTCGTCGACTCGACCTCGGCGAACGACTCGCCGACGGTCACCTCCGCACCGCTCTCGGGTAGCTGGACGAACACCACGTCGCCGAGAGCGTCCTGGGCGTAGTCGGTGATCCCGACGCGCACCGTCGTCGGCCCGAGTCGCTCGATCCACTCGTGCTCCGCGGTGTAGCGCAAGGTCTCTGGCACTTTGCTGTCGGTCACGCGAACCCCTTTCGTCCTCGTCAGACTCTACTGTCTGCCGAGTCGCCTGCCGGGTGACGCGGCGGCATGAGCCGCATCACCAGGATCGTCTGATACCAGTACAGGACGAAGGACCACAGATACAGTCCGACGCCCCAGATCATGAAAGCCCAACCGATCGGGTACGCGATGGTCCCCACGATCGAATCGAGCTGTCCGGCAAGAAGCCACGGGAATGCGCTCATCAGCGCGAAGGTCCCCGCCTTGCCGATGTAGAGCACCGGGAGCGCCAGCACGCCCCGCGATCGCAACAGTGGAGCGGACGCGAACAGCAGGACGTCGCGCGCGATGATCACACCGATCAGCCACCACGGCAGGAACTCCCGGATGCCGAACGCGATCGGGATGATCACGATGTAGAGCCGGTCGGCGGCCGGGTCGAGCAGCGCACCGATCTTCGACGACTGGTCGAGGAGTCGCGCGATCTTGCCGTCGGCCCAATCGGAGAAGCCCGAGAACATGAGGACGGCGAAGGCCCAGCCGTCCGCCTTCTCGACGAGAAGCAGCCACACGAACACCGGGATGAGTGCGAGCCGAAGCACGCTCAGCGCGTTCGGGACCGTGACGATCCGGTCCGGAGCCGGCGTGGTCGCCGCCTCCGGCTCGGTCACCGGAAGATCCCGATGATGCCCTGCAAGGTTTTCGCTCCGCCCGAGGAGAACAGGTTGTCGTGGACCATGTAGGTCCAGGTGGTCGTCGACCGGTGCAGATCCGCCGACCCGAGGTCGACGCCGTCGGGGGTGATGTCGGCCTCCCGGAACGTCTCGCGCGCCTTCGCGAGTGCCGTACCGGGCAGATCGGCGAACTCGGCGAGGATCAGCCGGTGGAACTCGTCCAGCGGGCTCTCCTTGCCCAGCGACCGGAGGTGGATGCTGGCGCGGACGTCGGAGACGAAGGCGAGATGGTCGGCCCAGGCGCGGTCGAGATGGTAGAGCACGATCTCGCGCGCGGCCTGTGACAGCACCTCGCGAGGCACGGGCGCGACGGCGGGGGTGGCCTCGTGATCGGTCGCGGCCTTCTCGGCGTCGGCCGTCTCGGCGTCGGCCTTGTCGGCGTCGGCCTCGTCGGTGGTGGTCTCCACCGTCGTCGTGCTCCCGGTCAACTGCGCGTAGCGGTCCGGTTCCAGATCCGCCAGCTCTTCGAGCGCGGCGTCGGTGGTCAGGATCTGCATACGACGTTCGACGATGATGTCCCGCTGCTGATTGACCAGCTTGTTGTAACGCCAGGTATTCGCGTGCAGTTCGAGCATCACGCCCTCAGCGATCCGCTGGGCCTGCTCGATGAGGTCGACGCCCTTGCTGCCCATCGAACCGTCTTCGTTGGGCGACACGGGATCTCGCTTGAACGCGAGGTTCTTGGTGACGACCGGGTCCTCGAGGCTGGAGAAGAACACCGACGTACCGGGATCGCCCTGACGGCCCGCGCGTCCACGCAGCTGACTGTCGAGGCGTTCGGTGTCGTGGCGGCCCGTTCCGACGACGCACAACCCGCCGAGTTCGATGACCTCGTCGTGGGCGTCCGTGTCGTCCTTCGAACCGCCCAGGCGGATGTCGGTCCCCCGTCCGGCCATCTGGGTGGACACGGTGACGGCGCCCCGGGCGCCGGCCTCGGCGATGATCTTCGCCTCTTCGGCGTCGTTCTTCGCGTTGAGCACGACCGACGACACCCCGGCCTTGTCGAGGAAGTACGCGAGCTCCTCGGACTCGGCCACGTCGTGGGTACCGATGAGGACGGGTTGTCCGGTCTCGTGGATCTCCTTGACGTAGGCGACGATCGCCTCGACCTTGTTTGCCTTGGTGTCGTAGACCCGGTCGGGCAGGTCGGTCCGGACGTTGGGGGTGTTCGGCGGGATCTGCGAGACGCGCAGTTCGTAGAACTGGCGGAACTGCTCGCCGGCGGCGAGCGCGGTGCCGGTCATGCCGCAGACCTTCGGGTAGCGGCCGATCAGGGCCTGCACCGTGATGGTGTCGATGACCTCACCCGAATCGGTCTGGGTCAGCCCTTCCTTGAGCTCGACCGCGGCCTGGACCCCGTCGGGCCAGCGCTGGAGCTGCGCGACGCGGCCGCGCGAGGCGTTGATGAGGTGCACGCCGCCGTCGCGGACGATGTAGTGGATGTCGCGTTCGAGGAGATAGTGGGCGTGCATGGCGATGCTGACGTGTACGAGCGTCGTGCCGACGTGTTCCTCGCTGTAGAGGTCGATGCCGCCGAGTTCTTCCTCGACGAACACCGCACCCTCGTCGGTCAGGGTGACGTTGCGGCCCTCCGCGTCGACCTCGTAGTGCTTGTTCTTCATCCGCGACACGACGTCGTGGATCGCCGCGTCCGGCACCTCGGTCTCGGTCGAACCGGCGAGCACCAGCGGCACGAGCGCCTCGTCGACGAGCACCGAATCCGCCTCGTCGATGATGGCCACGTCGGGTGTCGGTGAGACGAGGTCCGCTTCGGACAGGGCGAGTTGATCGCGCAGGACGTCGAAGCCGATCTCGTTGACCGAACCGTAGGTGACGTCACCGGTGTAGGCGCGTCGCCGTTCCTCGCGGCTCGAGTTCTCCGAGACCGCGTGGACGGTGATGCCGAAGGCGTCGAACAGCGGCTTCATCCACTCCGCGTCGCGGGTCGCCAGATAGTCGTTGACCGAGATCAGGTGCACCTGATGTCCCTGCAGCACATGGCCGATCGCGGCGATGGCGCCGGCGAGCGTCTTGCCCTCACCGGTGGCCATCTCGACGATGTCGCCCTCGAGGAGTCGGAGGGCGCCCTGCAACTGGACGTCGAACGGCCGCAGGTCGATGGTGCGGTCGGCGGCTTCCCGGACCAGGGCGAGGAACTTCGCGCGGTCCGCGGGCTTCTCGGCGATGTCGAGTTTCTCGGCCTCCGCGCCGAACGCGTCGTCGGCGAGTTCGGCGGCCCAGTCGGTGTGGGCTTCGGCATCCTTGATCACACCCAACGACTTCGACTGGTTGCGAGTCGACTGGGCGCCCAGAAGGCGCCACATGCTGTTGCTCAGCTTTCCCACCGAAACATTTCTCCTGATCGTTCCCGGTTCCGTCGCGACCCACCCCCTCCGGGCGGTCAGGTCAGCAACAACGGTACGCGGCCGCTGGTCGACCGAGGACGCCGACATTATGATCAGTCCACCCGATTCGGCTCGAGGACTAAGGACGGCCCATGACCAGGACTCGCCGGACCAGGGTTCGACTCCGTCTCCTGCGCGCGACGATCGCCGGGTTGCTCATCGCGGTCGGGGTAGGCCTCGGTGCATTCAACGACTGGTGGGTCGCGCTGTTCTTCGGGATCCCCCTGGTCTTCGCCGGCATCGCGGTCAGTCCCCGCGCTTCCCGGGTGTCGGAACTGCCGGAGTTCCGGCGCGCGACGTCGCCGGACGCCCCGCAGGTGGAGGTGGAGGCGCTCACCCGCAGCAGCCTCACCGCCGACGACTCGCAACCGACCATGGTCACCGCGACGATCAACCCACCGAACGACACCGCGTACCGGGCGCGCTGGATCACCTCGATGACCAAGGGGAATTTCCAGTCGCTGACCGACACCCCGTTCACGACACTGCCGCCGGATGCTCTCCCGCTCCGCGACCAGCCGGAGACCCCCGAATTCGACGACCAGCCCGGCCGCTGGGCGCTCGTCTATCCCGCGGTCACCCTGCTCGTGGCCGGCGCCTTGCTGTTCGGTGTCGCCGGCGGGTGGCACGTCGAGGGGCCGTCGCTCTCCGGGTTCGATTCCGCGATCGATTCCGACGACGGCCCAGACGGCGACGACGACGGTCCGACTCTCGCCGACCGACATCGCCGGATGATGGACGCGATCGTCGAATACCAGGGTGCGCAGGGCTTGCGGAACATCCTGCGTCTCACCTACAGCCTGGACTCCGATTCGGATCAGGCGATCGTCGTCGACCCCTCGACCGGCCGTTCCACGAGCATCAACGTGAGCGACGACTATTCGAGCGAGTCGACGGTGCCCGATTTCAAGCGCAACCTCGAATTCGATGCCGAGACCATCGACGCGGAGGTGCTGGGCGCGACGGTCGGGCCGATGGAGTCCGCGGTGCGGACGTACGCGCCCGAGGCCGAGGTCGAGACCGTGACGATCGAGCGCCCGGATCCCGGCGAGCCGGTGCTGATCACCGGGAAGATCGATGGCGGCGACGACATCACGCGCGACTTCGAGGTCCAGGCACGTCCGGACGGCACCGTCGCCGAGTTCTTCGACCCGGCCGATTTCCAGAAATCCTTTCAACTGGCGCGCGACCTGCTGATCGCGGCGCGCGTTCCGCTGAACGCGCCCGTCATCGAGGAAGTGATCATCCAGGGAATCGCGGACGGGGTTCATCCGCTCAGCGCGAGCGAGATCCAGAATTCGGGCGGGGTCCTGGTCAGATACCGCATCGGCGACCGCGGCGGCGAGGTCTCCGTGGCGCCAGGGCATTTCCCCCTCGCGAGCATGTCGTCCGGCCGGTATCGATCCGACGGGTTCCGCTTCGACAGCATCTCCGCGGAGGTGTTCGACCGAGTTCGCACCGACCTGATGGAGCGCGCGTCTGTCCCGGAGTACGACCGGGACGCCGTGGCCGCCGAAGTCGAACGCAACTACATCGACGAGGCTCGGCAGTTCGTCATCCGGATGGACATCGCGCACACGGATGACGCCGAGGGTCTGTACACACTGGACGGACGCTTCATCCGACTGGGCGCCTGACGATCGCGGCGCCCAGTCGGTCACACCTTCGGCGTCCCCGCTTCCAGCGCCCTCCGCGTGACGGCCTGCAGTTCGGCCACCGCCGCTTCGGGCGGATGCAGCACCCCGCGATCGGTCATCGTGGTGACGATGTCGCGGACGCGGCCGTAGTACGTCGCCTGTTCGGCCGGCGTGCTGCTGGCGGCGGCGTGATTGTAGAGCTTGAGCGCGCGATCGAGGTCGTCCTGATCGGTCTGCTCCAGGTAGCTAGAGCCCACCCGCCGGCCGTTCTTCTCGCAGGCGATCCAGGCCCGCCGCAATCTGGCGACGGACTGCTGGTAGGCGTCGGCGCGCGAGCGGTTGCCCGGGTAGTCGTCGGTCCGCAGAGCCATCGCCTCGTCGAGCGCGAGATGGAAGGTCTGCGTCTGTTCGACCGTCACGTCGGTCACGGCCGGATACCTCAGCAGCATGGCGGGATCGAGTTCGTAGGTTCCGTAGGCGCCGAGGACCTCGTCGTGGCGACGCGCCGCTTCCTCCCACAACCGTTGCGCCGCTTCGTCAGAGCCCGCGTCAGCAATCCGGGGCCCGCCGGATGCGGGTCGGGTCAGGTCGACCGGTTCGTCCGGCGGGACACTCGCCGTTGCCGCCCGCGACCCGGCCGGCGTCGGGGCGCCCTTCTTCTTCGTGGCGATGCGTTCCGGCGCGTGCCGCCGGAGCCGGGCCAGGATCTCCGCAACCGCCGGGTCTCCTTCGACGACGGCGACCCGCCAGAACTCCGTCTCGGGCGTGTCGTCGGACTCGTCCGGGGAGCTGGGTGGTGTCCGGTCGGCGGGAACGGGCTCGCCGTCCCGGCTCGCGAAGGTGAGTTTCAGATACTTCTGTCCGACGACCGTCAGATGACGCGCACGCTCGCCGGCCATCTCCGAAGTCGCGTCCGCCGGCCCACCCACGGCCACCGTGACGAGCGAGTCGAGCGGGTAGCTGACGAGTGTGCGGTCCTCGTTCCCGAAGTAGACCGTGTCGTCGTCGACGGTCAGCAGGACCGCGCCTCGTTCACCGAGCCGGCCGAAGGCCGCCCCGAGCAACGACGCCGCGATCGCGCCACCGACCACCGCCGCCGTGATGAGACCGTCGACCCCGGCGATGTTGAGTGCGACGAGTGCGACCATCCCGGCGACCATGAGGACCCAGGCGGCGGTGGCCGAACGATGGTGGCGGCCGGTCAGGTACTCGGTCCGACACGTCACCGGGACCATGGATCCCCCACATTCGTCATATCCATCCCCTGTCCGGTCGGCTACCGTTGTGCACGTGAGTTCCGGCGAACGCCGTCAACCGGCGCAGCGACGTCAATCCGAGGCGGGACGTCTACCCGCGCGCGACCGATCCCCGGCCCGCGAACACCGCATCAGCTTACGCATGGCCTTACTGCTCAGCGCGGTGATCGCCGCGGTCGGCACGATGCTCGTCGGCCCCGGGTCCGCGGTCGCCGCTCCCCCCGCCCCCGGCTTCGTCGGCAAGACCTACACCTCGACCGCGGTGGCCGGGGAGCAGATCCCCGGTGGCGGACCGCTGGAGGTCAGTTTCCCCGCCGCCAACCGGATCGCACTGTCGGCCGGCTGCAACCGACACATCGGCGACCTCCGCGTCGACAACTCGCTGTTGCGCCTGGGTTCCCTCGCCTCGACGATGATGGCCTGCCCCGGGCCGCGCGCCGAGGCCGACACCTGGGTCACCGAGTTCACGAAGGAACCGCTGACCTGGTATTCGGTCGGCCACTCCCTCATCCTCGTCGGCCCCGCGGCACAGGTCCTGTTGACCGAGAAGCCGGCATGAAGCGGCGGATACCGGTGACGGTGACCGTGACGGGTGCCGCCGGCAGCATCGGATACGCCAGCGTCTTCCGCATCGCCGCCGGCGCGATGCTCGGTCACGACCAACCGGTTGCTCTCCGACTCCTCGAACTCCCGCAGGCGATCTCCGGCGCAGTCGGCACCGCGATGGAACTCGACGACGGCGCGTTCCCGCTGCTCACGTCGGTCGATGTGCTCGACGACCCCCGTAAGGCGTTCGACGGCGCGAGCTTCGGCCTGCTCGTCGGGGCGCGACCCCGCACCAAGGGAATGGAGCGCGCCGATCTTCTCGCCGCCAACTCCGACATCTTCGCCGCCCAGGGGTCGGTCATCAACGACGTTGCCGCGGATGACATCCGGGTGATCGTCGTAGGGAATCCCGCCAACACCAATGCGGCGGTCGCCGCCGCGAACGCACCCGAGGTCCCGCCTGAACGGTTCACCGCGCTGACCCGGTTGGACCACAACCGCGCGATTGCCCAGCTCGCTCGCCGGACCGGCGCGAGCGTCGCCGAGATCAGCCGGGTCACGGTGTGGGGCAACCACTCCGCCACCCAGTACCCCGACATCTTCCACGCCCGGGTCGGCAACCGAAGCGGCGCGGACATCGCCGCCGACCGTGACTGGCTCGTCGACGACTTCATCCCGACCGTCGCCCGCCGTGGCACCGCGATCATCGAGGCTCGCGGATCGTCGTCGGCGGCCTCGGCGGCGAACGCCACCATCGACCATGTCCACGACTGGGTGCTCGGGACACCGCCCGACGACTGGACGTCGGTGGCGCTGCCGTCCCCGGGAGCCTATGGAGTCCCCGAGGGACTCGTGTGCTCGTTTCCGGTGCGCTCGATCGACGGCCGGTGGCAGATCGTCGAGGGTCTCGACATCAACGAGTTCTCGCGGGCGCGGATCGACGCGTCGGTCGCCGAACTCCAATCCGAGCGCGAGGCCGTGTCCACCCCGTAGTGTTTCTGCTCATGTCGAAGAAGGACAAGGCGAAAAAGGCCAAGATCGGGAACAAGGTCTACGAGGCGGAGTTGTTCCGGTTGCAGACCGAACTCGTGAAGCTCCAGGAATGGGTCCGTGACAGCGGCACCCGCGTCGTGGTCATCTTCGAAGGACGTGACGCTGCCGGCAAGGGCGGAACGATCAAGCGCATCACCGAGTATCTGAGCCCACGGATCGCACGGGTCGCCGCGCTCCCGGCGCCGACGGATCGTGAACGCGGACAGTGGTATTACCAGCGTTACGTCGCGCATCTGCCCGCGCCCGGCGAGATCGTCTTGTTCGACCGGTCCTGGTACAACCGCGCCGGCGTGGAGAAGGTCATGGGTTTCTGCACCCCCGAGGAGCACTCGCGGTTCCTGCGGCAGACCCCGATCTTCGAGCAGATGCTCATCGACGACGGCATCCTGCTGCGCAAGTACTGGTTCTCGGTGTCCGACGACGAACAGCTCAAGCGGTTCCGGTCACGCATGAACGACCCAGTGCGGCAATGGAAGCTGAGCCCGATGGATCTCGAGTCGGTGTACCGGTGGGAGGACTACTCGCGCGCCAAGGACGAGATGATGGTCCACACCGACACCGCGCTGAGTCCCTGGTACGTCGTCGAATCCGACGTGAAGAAGCATGCTCGCCTGAACATGATCTCGCATCTGCTGTCGACCATCGAGTACGCCGAGGTCCCCCGCCCCCGCGTGTCCCTGCCCAAGCATCCGATCGAGTCGGGCAACTATCACCGCCCGCCGCGCTCGCTGTCCAAGTACGTACCCGACCACGTGGCGACGCTGATCCGCACCGACCACTGATGTGGATCGGGTTCTGCGAGTTCGACTATCTGCTCGGTGACGTGCACTCGCTGAAACAGAAGCGGTCCGTGGTGCGACCGATCGTCGCCGACCTGCGCAAGCGGTACACGGTCTCGGCTGCCGAGGTCGGACACCTCGACGTCCATCGGCGAACCGTCATCGGGGTCAGTGCGGTGGCCGCCGACCGCGGACATGTCGTCGACG
The genomic region above belongs to Gordonia hongkongensis and contains:
- a CDS encoding malate dehydrogenase; translated protein: MKRRIPVTVTVTGAAGSIGYASVFRIAAGAMLGHDQPVALRLLELPQAISGAVGTAMELDDGAFPLLTSVDVLDDPRKAFDGASFGLLVGARPRTKGMERADLLAANSDIFAAQGSVINDVAADDIRVIVVGNPANTNAAVAAANAPEVPPERFTALTRLDHNRAIAQLARRTGASVAEISRVTVWGNHSATQYPDIFHARVGNRSGADIAADRDWLVDDFIPTVARRGTAIIEARGSSSAASAANATIDHVHDWVLGTPPDDWTSVALPSPGAYGVPEGLVCSFPVRSIDGRWQIVEGLDINEFSRARIDASVAELQSEREAVSTP
- the garA gene encoding glycogen accumulation regulator GarA gives rise to the protein MVSENDRDFEAPVETTSVFREEFINELDAGTSTSSEPADTGVERLAPGTALLVVKRGPNAGSRFLLDQPTTSAGRHPDSDIFLDDVTVSRRHAEFRLGDNDFQVVDVGSLNGTYVNREPVDTASLSNGDEVQIGKFRLVFLSGPRDEADA
- the gcvH gene encoding glycine cleavage system protein GcvH encodes the protein MTDSKVPETLRYTAEHEWIERLGPTTVRVGITDYAQDALGDVVFVQLPESGAEVTVGESFAEVESTKSVSDIFGPLAGTVSAVNDALDASPELVNSDPYGEGWLVEIEAADEATLDEHLGEVLDAAGYRAVIEG
- the secA2 gene encoding accessory Sec system translocase SecA2, giving the protein MGKLSNSMWRLLGAQSTRNQSKSLGVIKDAEAHTDWAAELADDAFGAEAEKLDIAEKPADRAKFLALVREAADRTIDLRPFDVQLQGALRLLEGDIVEMATGEGKTLAGAIAAIGHVLQGHQVHLISVNDYLATRDAEWMKPLFDAFGITVHAVSENSSREERRRAYTGDVTYGSVNEIGFDVLRDQLALSEADLVSPTPDVAIIDEADSVLVDEALVPLVLAGSTETEVPDAAIHDVVSRMKNKHYEVDAEGRNVTLTDEGAVFVEEELGGIDLYSEEHVGTTLVHVSIAMHAHYLLERDIHYIVRDGGVHLINASRGRVAQLQRWPDGVQAAVELKEGLTQTDSGEVIDTITVQALIGRYPKVCGMTGTALAAGEQFRQFYELRVSQIPPNTPNVRTDLPDRVYDTKANKVEAIVAYVKEIHETGQPVLIGTHDVAESEELAYFLDKAGVSSVVLNAKNDAEEAKIIAEAGARGAVTVSTQMAGRGTDIRLGGSKDDTDAHDEVIELGGLCVVGTGRHDTERLDSQLRGRAGRQGDPGTSVFFSSLEDPVVTKNLAFKRDPVSPNEDGSMGSKGVDLIEQAQRIAEGVMLELHANTWRYNKLVNQQRDIIVERRMQILTTDAALEELADLEPDRYAQLTGSTTTVETTTDEADADKADAETADAEKAATDHEATPAVAPVPREVLSQAAREIVLYHLDRAWADHLAFVSDVRASIHLRSLGKESPLDEFHRLILAEFADLPGTALAKARETFREADITPDGVDLGSADLHRSTTTWTYMVHDNLFSSGGAKTLQGIIGIFR
- a CDS encoding META domain-containing protein; translation: MSSGERRQPAQRRQSEAGRLPARDRSPAREHRISLRMALLLSAVIAAVGTMLVGPGSAVAAPPAPGFVGKTYTSTAVAGEQIPGGGPLEVSFPAANRIALSAGCNRHIGDLRVDNSLLRLGSLASTMMACPGPRAEADTWVTEFTKEPLTWYSVGHSLILVGPAAQVLLTEKPA
- the ppk2 gene encoding polyphosphate kinase 2, with product MSKKDKAKKAKIGNKVYEAELFRLQTELVKLQEWVRDSGTRVVVIFEGRDAAGKGGTIKRITEYLSPRIARVAALPAPTDRERGQWYYQRYVAHLPAPGEIVLFDRSWYNRAGVEKVMGFCTPEEHSRFLRQTPIFEQMLIDDGILLRKYWFSVSDDEQLKRFRSRMNDPVRQWKLSPMDLESVYRWEDYSRAKDEMMVHTDTALSPWYVVESDVKKHARLNMISHLLSTIEYAEVPRPRVSLPKHPIESGNYHRPPRSLSKYVPDHVATLIRTDH
- a CDS encoding DUF503 domain-containing protein, producing MWIGFCEFDYLLGDVHSLKQKRSVVRPIVADLRKRYTVSAAEVGHLDVHRRTVIGVSAVAADRGHVVDVLDAVERSAAAHPEVELLSVRRRVVSSEDF
- a CDS encoding CDP-alcohol phosphatidyltransferase family protein gives rise to the protein MTEPEAATTPAPDRIVTVPNALSVLRLALIPVFVWLLLVEKADGWAFAVLMFSGFSDWADGKIARLLDQSSKIGALLDPAADRLYIVIIPIAFGIREFLPWWLIGVIIARDVLLFASAPLLRSRGVLALPVLYIGKAGTFALMSAFPWLLAGQLDSIVGTIAYPIGWAFMIWGVGLYLWSFVLYWYQTILVMRLMPPRHPAGDSADSRV